Proteins found in one Zea mays cultivar B73 chromosome 1, Zm-B73-REFERENCE-NAM-5.0, whole genome shotgun sequence genomic segment:
- the LOC100384444 gene encoding uncharacterized protein LOC100384444: MGDPRPWRSAAQLRAPPSFSAPARPPSPHPLPDARPRLPLSSGGWCAQASGSGSPCVSWRCGGPAAAMEVLAAAPRRRCLQPSSPRSPSSAASTWRRTSRWSRAAPPPFTAAPPIGVKPWVEARSRGQAATARVKRPGGASSGSRGRTPCPTTATLTGIPGLSVAQPRTGVNAT; the protein is encoded by the coding sequence ATGGGAGATCCTCGCCCATGGCGCTCGGCTGCCCAGCTCCGAGCTCCTCCCAGCTTCTCTGCTCCAGCCCGGCCAccctcacctcatccccttcctgACGCTCGTCCTCGGCTCCCTCTCTCGTCTGGTGGCTGGTGCGCGCAGGCGTCGGGCTCAGGGAGTCCCTGCGTGAGCTGGCGCTGTGGTGGGCCGGCGGCGGCGATGGAGGTGCTGGCTGCCGCTCCTCGTAGGCGTTGCCTTCAGCCTTCCTCGCCGAGATCGCCTTCCTCGGCCGCCTCGACATGGCGAAGAACGTCGAGGTGGTCGAGAGCTGCACCACCTCCTTTTACCGCTGCTCCTCCCATTGGGGTGAAGCCGTGGGTCGAGGCGCGGTCCCGTGGTCAGGCGGCGACGGCGAGGGTGAAGAGACCCGGCGGTGCGAGCAGCGGTTCGAGAGGGAGGACGCCGTGCCCTACGACCGCGACGTTGACAGGGATCCCGGGCTTGTCGGTGGCGCAGCCAAGGactggagtaaatgctacatag